AACGCTGCGCACCAGCAGGAGGGCGTCACCTTGTGTGCTGAAAACCAGGGGGAAGTCGTTGGTGTCATCCGCAGCCTGGGAACAGAAATCTACATGTTGTTCATTGACCCGGCCTGGCAGAACCGCGGCATTGGCAAAATCCTGCTGCAGGCACTCGACAGGGCTGTGGCAGACAAAGGCCTGCCCCCTGTGAGCGAGGTGTCCTCAACACCCAATGCCATAGCCTTTTACGAACAGTCCGGCTTCCGGAAGACTGGCGAAAAATCCAGGGTCGCCCTGCCCGGGGGCCTGACGCTTGAGCTGGAGAAAATGCAGCGGGGAAGTTTCAGGAGTAAATGATTCTTCCCTGCCCGGCTACCGGTTTTTTGATCCTTC
The Pseudomonadota bacterium genome window above contains:
- a CDS encoding GNAT family N-acetyltransferase codes for the protein MITCRPATEADFPAIHRINRLCATTSCAGVYPADVIQSWAGPFLDWYYREQNAAHQQEGVTLCAENQGEVVGVIRSLGTEIYMLFIDPAWQNRGIGKILLQALDRAVADKGLPPVSEVSSTPNAIAFYEQSGFRKTGEKSRVALPGGLTLELEKMQRGSFRSK